A region of Deinococcus rubellus DNA encodes the following proteins:
- a CDS encoding c-type cytochrome, which translates to MIYPLKVGLMLAAFLGGSTLAAKGADVYGANCAACHQPTGKGVPGAFPPLAGHFSALLATGTAGRTYVEHVVLYGLAGKIVVGGMTYNGAMPAQKQLSDADLAAVLNYVATSWGNKLPKGQKPVAAAELTKLRAKALTAAAVYKTRPAVK; encoded by the coding sequence ATGATTTATCCACTCAAAGTCGGTTTGATGTTGGCCGCTTTTCTGGGGGGCAGCACCCTCGCCGCCAAGGGCGCAGATGTTTACGGTGCCAATTGCGCGGCCTGCCACCAGCCCACTGGCAAGGGTGTGCCCGGCGCATTTCCTCCGCTGGCCGGGCACTTTAGCGCGCTGCTGGCCACCGGGACGGCGGGCCGGACGTATGTCGAGCATGTGGTCCTCTACGGTCTGGCAGGCAAAATCGTGGTCGGCGGCATGACCTACAACGGTGCGATGCCCGCCCAGAAACAGCTCAGCGACGCCGATCTGGCCGCCGTGCTCAATTATGTGGCGACCAGTTGGGGCAACAAGCTGCCGAAAGGGCAAAAGCCGGTTGCTGCCGCCGAACTCACCAAATTGCGTGCCAAAGCACTTACGGCGGCAGCGGTGTACAAGACCCGTCCGGCGGTCAAGTAA
- a CDS encoding peptidylprolyl isomerase — protein sequence MTVSLLTVSLLTAPLLATSAQAAWVTLKPVSETPVLKFDAPQQVTDPAKQYQAVVKTTRGDITLELYARQAPKTVNSFVFLALNHFYDDTPFHRVLDGFMAQGGDPTGTGTGGPGYSFSVEIDKALGFDSAGVLGMARAQSLSSQGSQFFITLAPATFLNGQYTVFGKVVDGQNVVDALQKIDPQKPDASLKPDRIESVEIQEEATDGK from the coding sequence ATGACCGTTTCGCTTCTGACCGTTTCGCTCCTGACTGCGCCGCTGCTCGCCACCTCGGCCCAGGCCGCCTGGGTCACGCTCAAGCCGGTCTCCGAGACGCCGGTCCTGAAATTCGACGCGCCGCAGCAGGTCACCGACCCAGCCAAGCAATACCAGGCCGTCGTCAAGACCACGCGCGGCGATATCACGCTGGAACTGTACGCCAGACAGGCCCCCAAAACGGTCAACAGTTTCGTATTTCTGGCGCTCAATCACTTTTACGACGACACGCCGTTTCACCGGGTGCTGGACGGCTTCATGGCCCAGGGCGGCGACCCCACCGGCACGGGCACGGGCGGCCCCGGCTACAGTTTCTCGGTGGAGATCGACAAGGCGCTGGGCTTCGACTCGGCGGGCGTGCTGGGCATGGCCCGCGCCCAGAGCCTGTCCTCGCAGGGCAGCCAGTTCTTCATCACGCTGGCCCCGGCGACCTTTCTCAACGGGCAGTACACCGTCTTCGGCAAGGTCGTGGACGGACAGAACGTCGTGGACGCCCTGCAAAAGATCGATCCTCAGAAACCCGATGCCTCGCTCAAGCCCGACCGCATCGAGAGCGTGGAGATTCAGGAGGAAGCGACGGACGGGAAATAA
- a CDS encoding adenine phosphoribosyltransferase has product MSQPNQPSQPFEITVGNVTRSLRLVPVGQMGFVPLVEFLGDSELTRAVAQALLPLIPEGTEALLTVVTNALPLAHELSDLSGLPYEVARKKRRTYMQAPLIQEVPGLTLGVSETLWLDGLHARRLGGKKVVIVQDVIATGAMATALARLVERSGGTVHGYLAAFKQGESSLPVRALQELPGRVEP; this is encoded by the coding sequence ATGAGCCAGCCCAATCAGCCCAGCCAGCCGTTTGAGATCACCGTCGGCAATGTCACCCGCTCGTTGCGCCTGGTGCCGGTGGGCCAGATGGGCTTCGTGCCACTGGTCGAGTTTCTGGGCGACAGCGAACTCACCCGCGCGGTGGCCCAGGCACTGCTGCCGCTGATCCCGGAAGGGACCGAGGCGCTGCTGACGGTGGTGACCAACGCCCTGCCGCTGGCCCACGAACTCAGCGACCTCTCGGGGCTGCCCTACGAGGTGGCGCGCAAGAAACGCCGCACCTACATGCAGGCTCCGCTGATTCAGGAAGTGCCGGGCCTGACCCTGGGCGTCTCGGAAACGCTGTGGCTCGACGGCCTGCATGCCAGGCGACTGGGCGGCAAGAAAGTGGTCATCGTGCAGGACGTGATCGCCACCGGCGCGATGGCGACAGCACTGGCCCGCCTGGTCGAGCGCTCCGGCGGCACGGTTCACGGCTATCTGGCAGCCTTCAAACAGGGCGAGAGCTCCCTGCCGGTCCGCGCCTTGCAGGAACTGCCGGGCCGGGTCGAGCCTTGA
- a CDS encoding alpha/beta fold hydrolase, with product MMTQGDLSLKGGRTLHFYDHFHGAGGLGRTDLLAVFWQHGTPNIGAPPAPLFAAAERLGLRLVGHDRPGYGGSSPLPGRDIASAAADVAGLADALGIARFAVMGHSGGGPHALACAALLPERVVGTISVAGLAPFGAPGLDWYAGMYPGGAAELRAAQAGREALATRLATDLFDPEMFTPADHAALSGDWAWLHSVVGPAAAAGPGPMIDDDLAYVAAWGFDPAQITCPVLLLHGGQDRIVPSSHSRWLAGQCASAELRLRPDDGHLSVLHGAETALEWLSA from the coding sequence ATGATGACGCAGGGCGATCTGAGTTTGAAAGGCGGGCGCACGCTCCATTTCTACGATCACTTCCACGGTGCGGGCGGGCTGGGCCGGACGGACTTGCTGGCGGTGTTCTGGCAGCATGGCACGCCCAACATCGGTGCACCGCCCGCGCCCCTGTTTGCCGCTGCCGAGCGCCTCGGCCTGCGCCTCGTCGGTCATGACCGGCCCGGTTACGGCGGCTCGTCACCCCTGCCGGGCCGGGACATAGCCTCAGCTGCCGCCGACGTGGCGGGCCTGGCCGACGCGCTGGGCATTGCCCGGTTCGCCGTGATGGGCCATTCCGGCGGCGGCCCGCACGCGCTGGCCTGCGCCGCCCTGCTGCCCGAGCGGGTCGTGGGGACCATCAGCGTGGCGGGCCTGGCTCCCTTCGGCGCTCCGGGGCTGGACTGGTATGCGGGCATGTACCCTGGCGGGGCAGCGGAGTTGCGGGCGGCCCAGGCGGGCCGGGAAGCGCTCGCCACCCGCCTGGCCACAGACCTCTTCGACCCGGAGATGTTCACCCCGGCGGATCACGCCGCCCTGTCCGGCGACTGGGCCTGGCTGCACAGCGTCGTGGGACCGGCTGCGGCGGCCGGCCCCGGCCCGATGATCGACGACGACCTGGCCTACGTGGCGGCCTGGGGTTTCGACCCGGCCCAGATCACCTGCCCAGTACTGCTGCTGCACGGCGGGCAGGACCGGATCGTACCCAGTTCGCACAGTCGGTGGCTGGCAGGCCAGTGCGCCTCGGCAGAACTGCGCCTGCGCCCGGACGACGGCCACCTGTCGGTGCTGCATGGTGCCGAAACGGCGCTGGAATGGCTGAGCGCCTGA
- a CDS encoding CPBP family intramembrane glutamic endopeptidase produces MSELPPTKLPHAAAELFADSQSPAPPVSQSPITPPPITAAEGGWAAIIVLVTQNAVSAIALARGLPLGTALLLSFLGVVLIFSLTMRRTALALLHDPRWRTRPRVGVVLGSFALAFVASRALLLFVLSLWPAGAQTVPEFLSKGTDVWVLLLVAGFLIPVAEEVAFRGLLMRGFEWARGPLFAALLSSLLFGLAHGAPAQVIAILPLAWFLARSVQYSGSLWTSISIHVLNNSLAVGLSAFLQGKDLSALGGDITGVKIPLSLGLASLLIGVAALVIGTLWLTPRTSPVPEARSPQWPVWTLSTVLLGVLVLAAVALSSAPLFLKGMDFKGL; encoded by the coding sequence ATGTCCGAGCTGCCGCCCACCAAGCTTCCGCACGCCGCCGCCGAGCTGTTCGCCGACAGTCAGTCTCCCGCGCCACCGGTAAGCCAGTCTCCCATAACACCGCCGCCGATCACCGCCGCCGAGGGCGGCTGGGCGGCCATCATCGTGCTGGTGACGCAGAATGCCGTCTCGGCCATCGCCCTGGCGCGCGGCCTACCGCTGGGCACGGCGCTGCTGCTGTCGTTTCTCGGCGTGGTGCTGATCTTCAGCCTGACCATGCGCCGCACCGCGCTGGCCTTATTGCACGACCCTCGCTGGCGCACCCGGCCCCGTGTCGGCGTCGTGCTGGGCAGTTTCGCGCTGGCCTTCGTGGCGTCGCGGGCGCTGCTGCTGTTCGTGCTGAGCCTTTGGCCTGCTGGCGCGCAGACAGTGCCGGAATTTCTGTCAAAGGGCACGGACGTGTGGGTGCTGCTGCTGGTGGCGGGCTTCCTTATTCCGGTGGCCGAGGAGGTGGCCTTCCGGGGCCTGCTGATGCGCGGCTTCGAGTGGGCGCGGGGGCCGCTGTTCGCCGCGCTGCTCTCCAGCTTGCTGTTCGGGCTGGCGCACGGGGCACCGGCCCAGGTCATCGCCATCCTGCCGCTGGCCTGGTTCCTGGCCCGCAGCGTGCAGTACAGCGGCTCCCTGTGGACCAGCATCAGCATTCATGTTCTCAACAACTCACTGGCGGTGGGCCTCAGCGCCTTTCTCCAGGGCAAGGACCTCAGCGCGCTGGGCGGTGATATCACGGGCGTCAAAATTCCGCTGAGCCTGGGCCTGGCCAGCCTGCTCATCGGCGTGGCCGCGCTGGTCATCGGCACGCTGTGGCTCACCCCGCGCACGTCACCCGTCCCCGAGGCCCGCTCACCGCAGTGGCCCGTCTGGACATTGAGCACCGTGCTGCTGGGCGTGCTGGTGCTGGCGGCGGTGGCCCTCTCCAGCGCGCCGCTGTTTCTCAAGGGCATGGACTTCAAGGGCCTGTGA
- the yczE gene encoding membrane protein YczE produces the protein MPRRLIQLLLGLSLYGVSLALMVRANLGLDPWDVFHQGLAQRLGWSLGTVVNVVGALVLLWIFLRQRPGVGTVANIFVLGTVADAVLGLLPPVTALPLRALLLISGVLLNALATAAYIGAGLGPGPRDGLMTGLVRRTGRPVGWVRTSIEVTVLAVGWLLGGSVGLGTLAYALMIGPLVQVLLPLLTVPEAQPTAQTARSDG, from the coding sequence ATGCCCCGCCGCCTGATTCAGCTTCTGCTTGGCCTGTCCCTCTACGGCGTTTCGCTGGCCCTGATGGTGCGGGCCAACCTCGGCCTGGACCCTTGGGACGTGTTTCACCAGGGCCTCGCGCAGCGCCTGGGCTGGAGCCTGGGCACGGTGGTCAACGTGGTGGGCGCGCTGGTGCTGCTGTGGATCTTTCTGCGCCAGCGGCCCGGCGTCGGCACTGTCGCCAATATCTTCGTGCTGGGTACGGTGGCCGACGCCGTGCTGGGGCTGCTGCCGCCCGTCACGGCCCTGCCGCTGAGGGCGCTGCTGCTCATCAGCGGCGTGCTGCTCAACGCGCTGGCGACAGCAGCCTACATCGGCGCAGGGCTGGGGCCGGGGCCACGCGACGGCCTGATGACCGGGCTGGTCCGGCGCACGGGTCGCCCGGTCGGCTGGGTCAGAACCAGTATCGAGGTGACGGTGCTGGCGGTTGGCTGGCTGCTGGGCGGCTCGGTGGGCCTGGGCACGCTGGCCTACGCGCTAATGATCGGGCCGCTGGTGCAGGTGCTGCTCCCGCTGCTGACAGTGCCGGAGGCGCAGCCCACCGCACAGACGGCCCGCTCAGACGGCTGA
- a CDS encoding twin-arginine translocase TatA/TatE family subunit: MMGILEPGHLLLILLAALLIFGPRKLPELGKTLGQTLREFRQHTSGLSAELSGSLDTPQIGAQSLPAAATVPVERVAAETVQLVATTPVPVAEHAPIKE, translated from the coding sequence ATGATGGGTATTCTCGAACCCGGCCATTTACTGCTCATTCTGCTCGCCGCCCTGCTGATTTTCGGTCCGCGCAAGCTGCCCGAACTCGGCAAGACCCTGGGCCAGACCCTGCGCGAGTTTCGCCAGCATACCAGCGGACTGTCTGCTGAGCTCTCAGGCAGCCTGGACACCCCCCAGATCGGTGCCCAGAGCTTACCTGCCGCCGCAACTGTGCCAGTAGAAAGAGTTGCAGCAGAGACGGTGCAACTGGTGGCGACCACGCCCGTGCCCGTTGCTGAGCACGCGCCGATCAAAGAGTAG
- a CDS encoding metallophosphoesterase family protein, translated as MRVLHTADFHAGRTLRGYDRTPEIREALTEIAGLARSEKVDAVLVAGDLFDTVNPPADAEATIFAFFLSLRDAGIPSIVIAGNHDSASRLGGLSGLLGWVGVQVVAQPTADPRQMLRFVETKGGEKLVVGALPYLSERRLVKAADVLGADVGRWRQKYREGMNFFLRKLAEGFEPGAVNMLMLHATLDGAVASGSDRGMQFDLTNSYTVSPLQLPAAAQYAALGHVHKPQQLGASPLACYPGSIIQLDFGEGGEKKQVNLVEVEAGRPARVHAIPLVSGKELRTVRADLDTLDARLSALSGFDGLLKVVVRAPSGTALPGLKDRVLRQFPNALGVELDPVKDEATVQAGSREGLSLEQLYERFHQEKRGELSPALRGVFKESDLAVREAAGEGA; from the coding sequence ATGCGCGTACTTCACACCGCCGACTTCCACGCTGGACGCACCCTGCGCGGCTATGACCGCACCCCCGAAATCCGTGAGGCGCTCACCGAGATCGCCGGACTGGCCCGCAGCGAGAAGGTGGACGCCGTGCTGGTGGCGGGCGACCTCTTCGATACGGTCAACCCGCCCGCCGACGCTGAGGCGACCATCTTCGCCTTTTTCCTCTCGCTGCGCGACGCCGGAATTCCCAGCATCGTCATCGCCGGGAACCACGACAGTGCCTCGCGGCTCGGTGGCCTCAGCGGTCTGCTCGGCTGGGTCGGCGTGCAGGTGGTGGCCCAGCCCACCGCCGACCCCCGGCAGATGCTGAGATTCGTCGAGACGAAAGGCGGCGAGAAACTGGTGGTGGGCGCACTCCCCTACCTTTCCGAGCGCCGACTGGTCAAGGCCGCCGACGTGCTGGGGGCCGACGTGGGACGCTGGCGGCAGAAGTACCGCGAGGGCATGAATTTCTTTTTGCGGAAATTGGCCGAGGGCTTCGAACCCGGCGCGGTGAACATGCTGATGCTGCACGCCACCCTCGACGGCGCAGTCGCCAGCGGCTCGGACCGGGGCATGCAGTTTGACCTGACCAACTCATATACGGTCTCGCCGCTGCAACTGCCCGCCGCCGCCCAGTACGCCGCGCTGGGCCACGTTCACAAGCCGCAGCAACTCGGCGCGTCGCCGCTGGCCTGCTACCCCGGCAGCATCATCCAGCTCGATTTCGGCGAGGGCGGCGAGAAAAAGCAGGTCAATCTGGTGGAGGTGGAGGCCGGGCGGCCCGCACGCGTCCACGCCATTCCGCTCGTCAGCGGCAAGGAACTCAGGACGGTGCGCGCCGATCTGGATACGCTCGACGCCCGCCTGAGCGCCCTCTCTGGCTTTGACGGACTGCTGAAGGTGGTCGTGCGCGCACCCAGCGGCACAGCGCTGCCAGGTCTCAAGGACCGGGTGCTGCGGCAGTTTCCCAATGCCCTGGGTGTGGAACTCGACCCCGTGAAGGACGAGGCCACTGTGCAGGCGGGCAGCCGCGAGGGCCTGAGCCTGGAGCAGCTTTACGAGCGGTTCCATCAGGAAAAACGCGGCGAACTGTCCCCAGCTTTGCGGGGGGTCTTCAAGGAAAGCGATCTGGCGGTGCGCGAGGCTGCCGGGGAGGGCGCGTGA
- a CDS encoding threonine aldolase family protein produces MTAEASITESVQPVPTARIDLRSDTVTLPTPEMRQAMAEAVVGDDVYGEDPTVNTLQQTVAELLGKEAALFMPSGSMTNQAAIAMHTSRGQEVICAEGSHIYEWELGMMAAFSGVVPRFVPAPLGVPDPQQVRRAVRHSIHQSPTGLISLENTHNKMGGTVIPLDVMQAVRAVADEEGLPLHLDGARMANAAAALGVSLKAVAAPFHSVSLCLSKGLGAPVGSVLAGSKADLVRAHRYRKMLGGGMRQAGILAAAGLIALRDGPARLSADHARARQLAEALVEAGYAVNLDAVQTNIIYATIPDAQQKVEQWAEQGVLASALDVDSVRFVLHYQIDDQMLARATQVLTA; encoded by the coding sequence ATGACTGCCGAAGCTTCGATCACCGAATCCGTCCAGCCGGTACCCACCGCCCGCATCGACCTGCGCTCCGATACCGTCACGCTGCCCACCCCCGAGATGCGCCAGGCAATGGCCGAGGCAGTGGTCGGCGACGACGTGTACGGCGAAGACCCCACCGTCAACACCTTGCAGCAGACGGTGGCCGAGCTGCTGGGCAAGGAGGCGGCGCTGTTCATGCCCTCGGGGAGCATGACCAACCAGGCGGCCATCGCCATGCACACTTCGCGCGGCCAGGAAGTCATCTGCGCCGAGGGGTCACACATCTACGAGTGGGAACTCGGCATGATGGCGGCCTTCTCGGGGGTGGTGCCGCGCTTCGTGCCCGCGCCGCTGGGCGTTCCCGACCCGCAGCAGGTGCGCCGGGCAGTGCGCCACAGCATTCACCAGTCGCCCACTGGCCTGATCAGCCTGGAAAACACCCACAACAAGATGGGCGGCACCGTCATTCCGCTGGACGTGATGCAGGCCGTCCGGGCAGTGGCCGACGAGGAGGGCCTGCCGCTGCACCTCGACGGCGCGCGGATGGCCAACGCGGCGGCGGCGCTGGGCGTGAGCCTCAAAGCTGTGGCCGCTCCCTTTCACAGTGTGTCGCTGTGTCTGAGTAAGGGGCTGGGCGCGCCGGTGGGCAGCGTGCTGGCCGGATCGAAGGCCGATCTGGTGCGGGCGCACCGCTACCGCAAGATGCTGGGCGGCGGGATGCGCCAGGCTGGAATCCTGGCGGCGGCGGGCCTGATCGCCCTGCGCGACGGCCCTGCGCGCCTCAGCGCCGACCACGCCCGCGCCCGCCAACTGGCTGAGGCCCTCGTGGAAGCCGGGTACGCCGTCAACCTGGACGCCGTGCAGACCAACATCATCTACGCGACCATCCCCGACGCCCAGCAGAAGGTGGAACAGTGGGCTGAGCAGGGTGTGCTGGCCAGCGCCCTGGATGTGGACAGCGTGCGCTTCGTGCTGCATTACCAGATTGACGACCAGATGCTCGCGCGGGCCACCCAGGTGCTGACGGCCTGA
- a CDS encoding AAA family ATPase, which translates to MKPLHLSVQGFMPFREHTEVDFTDLQLFAIQGATGSGKSSLLDAITYALYGETDRLGQTGLDALISTGEKAFSVSLTFESGQQTYRVTRTKGRKQAENQVRIEQHAAGPDAGSRWLNLSDNTTRATQSRISKLLGLDFKSFTRAVMLPQGKFDALLRGSKAERQKLLGELTNIGHVAEMHSHAAERAKTFKFELAGVHHLLEGEYAGVSESWLSDLRAEQGRTETDAQTLTDDRDSLQAELTRLRAQESLHHEFEDAQRRLTETDTQAAGVRAGAERAERARLVAGALPLLEAASTARSAASRAGQDADRAHAMLESAQTTLGQAAGREQAALDAQESGNAAANARLERAEKMAEALPLLRSAAQADEQRARAGQAARSAQTSFDQAQAAQLAAAQTEQAAQIQTQRIPDLEAHAELLRSAETDLARLKRAGGSLQASHPDPLPWDEDAHFAAREAAQKLEQLRAEGVKLESEKAGLSAGRARQTEQEQVQRQEKIEMDQIEQDGRVLKADFERAEAALRAAREQAGLSAYRAHLHLGQPCPLCEQPVTTLPGGPVADVDALTAAVDALNQRLEERRDRFKNLRASSTVRAKQLEEKASELNDWEAALRDREADLRAGQARYTGEEPERARRLLAGLAARVQLAGRDPAGERQRVLTEVTNLKRGLDTARAALADAQAGRAAAAARLDAAQQTLTERGAEAERARQVLQTALEHLDLSAGQVQQSGDPADERRAAQQQLKLLADAAEAARQAVAQAQADRAAAAATAQAASERASERGAEAEQAELSLSILLDSLALSAGQVRAAALPEAEIRALEAALRSHLAGREQLLAERAALEAKLGGAAFDPARLSQARLSQAQRDLHAAESALAAARGRIGELAESLRAGAERLGRKSELEASAGRLSSTLDLWSTLANSLRAGEFQQYLLHDVESRLLAGAGELLYEISDGRYRLALGDGGGDYLVQDLWNAGETRGVKTLSGGETFLASLSLAIALSDYLAGNRILGALFLDEGFGTLDPQALDSVAGALENLRTQGRMVGVITHVESLSERLPSRLLVSKSVAGSSVQRLDA; encoded by the coding sequence ATGAAACCTCTGCATCTCAGCGTGCAGGGCTTCATGCCGTTTCGGGAGCACACCGAAGTCGATTTCACCGACCTGCAACTCTTCGCCATTCAGGGAGCCACTGGCAGCGGCAAGAGCAGTCTGCTCGACGCCATCACCTACGCCCTCTACGGCGAAACCGATAGGCTGGGGCAGACCGGCCTGGACGCGCTGATCTCGACCGGCGAGAAAGCCTTCTCGGTGAGTCTCACCTTCGAGAGCGGCCAGCAGACCTACCGGGTGACGCGCACCAAGGGCCGCAAGCAGGCCGAGAACCAGGTCCGGATCGAGCAGCACGCCGCCGGGCCGGACGCGGGGAGTCGGTGGCTCAACCTCTCGGACAACACCACCCGCGCCACCCAGAGCCGCATCAGCAAACTGCTGGGGCTGGATTTCAAGAGTTTTACCCGCGCCGTGATGCTGCCGCAGGGCAAGTTCGACGCCCTGCTGCGCGGCTCCAAGGCTGAGCGCCAGAAGCTGCTGGGCGAACTGACCAACATCGGCCACGTGGCCGAGATGCACTCGCACGCCGCCGAGCGCGCCAAGACCTTCAAGTTCGAGCTGGCGGGCGTGCATCACCTGCTGGAAGGCGAGTACGCGGGTGTCTCGGAAAGCTGGCTCAGCGACTTGCGGGCCGAGCAGGGCCGCACCGAGACCGACGCCCAGACCCTCACCGACGACCGCGACTCCCTGCAAGCCGAGCTGACCCGCCTGCGCGCCCAGGAAAGCCTGCACCACGAGTTCGAGGACGCACAGCGCAGGCTCACGGAGACAGACACTCAGGCGGCGGGCGTGCGGGCCGGGGCCGAGCGGGCCGAGCGGGCCCGGCTGGTGGCAGGTGCGCTGCCACTGCTGGAGGCGGCCAGCACGGCGCGCTCAGCCGCCTCGCGGGCCGGGCAGGACGCGGACCGGGCACACGCCATGCTGGAAAGCGCGCAAACCACGCTCGGCCAGGCTGCCGGGCGTGAGCAGGCCGCCCTGGATGCCCAGGAGAGCGGCAACGCGGCAGCCAACGCGCGCCTGGAGCGGGCCGAGAAGATGGCCGAGGCACTGCCTTTGCTCAGAAGCGCGGCGCAGGCCGACGAGCAGCGGGCGCGGGCCGGGCAGGCCGCCCGCAGCGCCCAGACCAGCTTCGACCAGGCCCAGGCCGCTCAACTGGCCGCCGCCCAGACCGAGCAGGCCGCCCAGATTCAGACCCAGCGCATCCCCGACCTGGAGGCCCACGCCGAACTGCTCAGGAGCGCCGAAACCGATCTGGCCCGCCTCAAGAGGGCCGGGGGCAGCCTCCAGGCCAGCCACCCCGACCCGCTGCCCTGGGACGAGGACGCCCATTTCGCCGCCCGCGAGGCCGCCCAGAAGTTAGAGCAGCTCAGGGCCGAGGGCGTCAAGCTGGAGTCCGAGAAGGCCGGGCTGAGTGCCGGACGCGCCCGGCAGACCGAGCAGGAGCAAGTGCAGCGCCAGGAAAAAATCGAGATGGACCAGATCGAGCAAGACGGGCGGGTCCTCAAGGCCGACTTCGAGCGGGCTGAGGCGGCGCTGAGAGCGGCCAGGGAGCAAGCGGGTCTGAGCGCCTACCGCGCGCACCTGCACCTGGGCCAGCCGTGCCCGCTGTGCGAGCAGCCCGTGACGACCCTACCGGGCGGCCCAGTGGCCGACGTGGACGCGCTGACGGCGGCGGTGGACGCCCTGAATCAGCGGCTGGAGGAGCGGCGCGACCGCTTCAAGAACCTGCGCGCCTCCAGCACCGTGCGGGCCAAACAATTAGAAGAAAAGGCCAGCGAACTCAATGACTGGGAAGCCGCGCTGCGAGACCGCGAGGCCGATCTGCGCGCTGGGCAGGCCCGCTATACGGGCGAGGAACCGGAACGGGCACGGCGCTTGCTGGCGGGTCTGGCAGCGCGGGTGCAACTGGCGGGCCGCGATCCGGCGGGCGAGCGGCAACGGGTGCTGACCGAGGTGACGAACCTCAAGAGGGGGTTGGACACGGCCCGGGCGGCGCTGGCCGACGCCCAGGCAGGCCGCGCCGCTGCCGCCGCCCGGCTGGACGCGGCCCAGCAGACCCTGACCGAACGCGGGGCTGAGGCTGAGCGGGCCAGGCAGGTGCTGCAAACGGCGCTGGAACACCTCGATTTGAGCGCCGGGCAGGTGCAGCAGTCAGGCGATCCGGCAGATGAGCGCCGCGCCGCCCAGCAGCAGCTCAAGTTGCTGGCCGACGCTGCCGAGGCAGCCCGCCAGGCAGTGGCCCAGGCCCAGGCTGACCGGGCTGCCGCCGCCGCCACCGCCCAGGCCGCCAGCGAGCGGGCCAGCGAGCGAGGAGCCGAGGCCGAGCAGGCCGAGCTGTCGCTGAGCATACTGCTGGATTCCCTGGCGCTGAGCGCCGGGCAGGTGCGGGCCGCCGCCCTGCCGGAAGCCGAGATTCGTGCCCTGGAAGCGGCGCTGCGAAGCCACCTCGCCGGGCGCGAGCAACTGCTGGCCGAGCGGGCCGCCCTGGAAGCCAAACTCGGCGGCGCAGCGTTCGACCCGGCCCGGCTCAGTCAGGCCCGGCTCAGTCAGGCCCAGCGCGACCTCCACGCAGCGGAGTCGGCGCTGGCAGCGGCGCGCGGGCGCATCGGGGAGCTGGCCGAGTCGCTGCGTGCCGGGGCCGAGCGCCTGGGGCGCAAGAGCGAGTTGGAAGCCAGCGCCGGGCGGCTCTCCAGCACCCTGGATCTGTGGAGCACCCTGGCCAACTCGCTGCGGGCGGGCGAGTTTCAGCAGTACCTCCTCCACGACGTCGAGAGCCGCTTGCTGGCCGGGGCGGGCGAACTGCTCTACGAGATCAGCGACGGGCGCTACCGGCTGGCCCTGGGCGACGGCGGCGGCGACTACCTGGTGCAAGACCTCTGGAACGCGGGCGAAACGCGCGGCGTCAAGACCTTGTCGGGCGGCGAGACCTTCCTGGCGAGCCTGTCACTCGCCATTGCCCTCAGCGATTACCTGGCCGGAAACCGCATTCTGGGCGCGCTCTTTCTCGACGAGGGCTTCGGCACGCTCGATCCCCAGGCACTCGACTCGGTGGCGGGCGCGCTGGAAAACCTGCGGACCCAGGGCCGCATGGTGGGCGTCATCACCCACGTCGAGAGCCTGTCGGAACGGCTGCCCAGCCGCCTGCTGGTGAGCAAGAGCGTGGCAGGCAGCAGTGTGCAGCGGCTGGACGCTTAG
- a CDS encoding YIP1 family protein, translated as MTKLPPTPIAPPAPRPADLLTRPAVFFEALHRLPPSAGRYLWLVALASATSGISTTLLARHVLGAQSSILSGAAGGSAISPLFNYGSAAFASVFVTVLLWLALWGLGALGAGPAGRAAEVYGAAFLPTLIWAAVLLPVALLFAPQVAVAAPDLSGLSGAALQKALQTYILKVQEVSGGNPVNKVTTWLGYAVYLWQFALAFVGFRVLTGNQNKAWRGVLYPLALLLVLAAAAWLASKSVGSLLGG; from the coding sequence ATGACCAAACTGCCCCCCACACCCATTGCGCCGCCTGCGCCCCGACCTGCCGACCTGCTCACCCGGCCTGCCGTTTTCTTTGAAGCCCTTCACCGCCTGCCGCCCAGCGCGGGCCGTTACCTGTGGCTGGTGGCGCTGGCCAGCGCCACCAGCGGAATTTCGACCACCCTGCTGGCCCGGCATGTGCTGGGAGCGCAGTCGTCCATTCTGTCAGGCGCGGCGGGCGGCAGCGCCATCTCGCCGCTGTTCAACTACGGATCGGCGGCTTTTGCCAGCGTCTTCGTCACAGTGCTGCTGTGGCTGGCACTGTGGGGGCTGGGGGCACTGGGGGCGGGTCCGGCAGGCCGCGCCGCCGAGGTCTACGGAGCCGCCTTTTTGCCCACCCTGATCTGGGCGGCTGTGCTGCTGCCGGTGGCGCTTCTCTTCGCGCCGCAGGTGGCAGTGGCCGCGCCGGACCTCAGCGGCCTGAGCGGCGCGGCACTGCAAAAAGCCTTACAGACCTACATCCTCAAGGTGCAGGAAGTGTCGGGCGGCAACCCGGTCAATAAGGTGACCACCTGGCTCGGCTACGCCGTGTACCTGTGGCAGTTCGCGCTGGCCTTCGTCGGCTTCCGGGTGCTGACCGGCAATCAGAACAAAGCCTGGCGCGGCGTGCTGTACCCGCTGGCGCTGCTCCTGGTGCTGGCGGCAGCGGCCTGGCTGGCCTCGAAGTCGGTGGGCAGCTTGCTGGGCGGGTAA